The segment GGGCTTTCGAAGTCTTTGGCCGGATTCGCGACCAACTAGGCGCGTTCCATGTATTTGCCGGTGCGCGTGTCGATTTTTACCTTTTCTCCGGTCTTGATAAAAAGAGGAACCTGAATGGTGATGCCGGTTTCCAACACGACGGGTTTCTGCACGTTGTTTGCGGAATCACCGCGGATCCCCTCCGGCGCGTCCGTGACCGCCAGCGCCACACTGGCGGGCAGTTCGATCGACACGGCTTTGTCTTCCACGAAAGTCATGGTGATCGGCGCGTTTTCCACCAGATAGTTCCGCGCCTCACCGACCAGTTCCGGCGGTAACGTCACGGTTTCGAATGTCTCCGGATCGGAAAAAGCGAAATCTTCACCGTCCTTATAGCTGAACTCCATCTTGCGGGTCATCATCGGCACCACTTCCACCTTTTCCGTGGAACTGAATCGTACGTCAGACGATCGGCCGGACTTGATGCTGCGGATGGTCGCCTGCACAAAGGCGCGCAGGTTCCCCGGGGTGCGGTGCTGTGTGTCGAGGACGACGGCCACGTCGCCGTTGTACAGAATCGCCATCCCTCGGCGAAGGTCGTTTGCTGCTGGCATAAGATCCAAATTGTTTACGTTGCGCTCTGCTTCAGACAGGAAAGCAGCGGACTGGGGAAGTTAGCGAAGATGAATTTGAAAGCAAGTCTCGATTTCACTTCGCGCGCATTTTGAAATTAATGTGCCAAAATCAATCTTCTAATTTCGCTCAGACGCGCTTTTGCTTCTGGTTTCGCAAGGCGCGGAAACTTCCCGCCGGGCATGATGTAGTCATTGTTACGCGTCAACATCAGCCTGTCTCCCAAGGTTTCCATCGCCGTGATGCCGCGTTCGCCGGCGAGGATTGTCAACTTTCTGACTTGCAACAATAGTTCCGCTGGAGCCGGAATCGGGCCGAACCGGTCGCGCAGCTCTTTTTCCAAACTCTCCACCGAGGATTTATCGTTGGCCTGGGCGAGTTTGCGGTACATCTCAATCCGGTGCCGCGGTTCGAGGATATATCTGTGAGGCAGCGAGGCCGGAACATGGATCGGTTTCCGGGGCGTCCGTTCGGTGTAAGGCGACGTTGCCGCGTGTGGCTCGTCCGGCCCACGAATGTCCGATTCCAGAAAATCAAACCGCACCTCCACCTCTAACCGCCGTTTTGGTTTCTCGCCCTTCAAAACGGCGACGCTCTGCTTGAGCAACTGGCAGTAAAGCTCAAAGCCCACCGCCGTGATGTGGCCGCTTTGCTCGGCGCCAAGCAGGTTGCCCGCCCCGCGAATTTCGAGGTCGCGCATGGCGATTTTAAACCCGCTGCCAAGCGTTGAGTACTGCTTGATGGCGCTGATGCGTTTTCGGGCGTCGGCCAACAATCCAGCATGACGCGGAAGGAGCAGATAAGCGTAAGCCTGGTTCTTGTAGCGGCCGACGCGGCCGCGCAATTGGTAGAGGTCGCTCAAACCAAAACGGTCGGCGCGATCTATAATGATCGTGTTTGCGTTCGGAATATCGAGCCCACTCTCGATGATGGTCGTGGAAAGCAGCACGTCGGCTTCGCCATTTACAAACCGGGTCATCACCTCCTCGAGATCCTCGGATTGCATCTGGCCATGGCCGACAACGACCCGTGCGCGTGGCACAAGGGCGCGCAGCTTCCGGGCCGTCGCATCTATCGTCATGACGCGGTTGTGCAGGAAAAAGACCTGGCCGCCACGGTTCAATTCGCGTTGGATGGCATCGCGGATGACCCGCTCGTCATATTGAATGACCAGGGTCTCGACCGGAAGTCGGTCTTGGGGCGGCGTTTCGATGGTGCTCATGTCGCGCGCCCCAGTAAGCGCCAGGTACAGCGTGCGCGGAATCGGTGTCGCACTCAACGTCAGCACGTCCACGAGTTTGCGCAAGAGCTTGAACTTTTCCTTTTGCATCACTCCAAAGCGCTGCTCTTCATCGATGACGACCAGCCCAAGCTCCTTGAAATGGACATCCTCCTGTACCAGCCGGTGCGTGCCGATGATGATGTCCACTGCGCCCGCCACCAGATCTTTAATCACGCTCTGTTGCTGACGCGGCTTGCGAAAGCGCGAGAGCAATTCAATGCGCACCGGGTAGTCCGCCATCCTATCACGAAACGTATTGAAATGCTGCTGCGCGAGCACGGTCGTGGGCACGAGCACGGCGACCTGCCGTCCATCCATGACTGCCTTGAAAGCGGCGCGGATCGCCACCTCGGTCTTGCCGAACCCGACGTCACCACAGATCAGGCGATCCATGGGCTTGGGCTTTTCCATGTCAGCCTTGGTTTCTGAGATGGCACGCATCTGGTCGGGCGTTTCCTCGAAGATGAACGCCCCTTCAAATTCGCGCTGCCACGGGGCGTCGGGTTTGAACGCGTGACCGGCCTGCGATTCGCGCGCCGCCTGTATGGCGAGCAGTTCGCCAGCGAGATCCCGTACCGCCTTCTCCGCCTGCTCTTTCGTTCTCGCCCAGCGTGTGCCTCCCAGTAGGTTGAGCGGCGGACGCGCCTTCCCCGCGCCAACGTATTTGCTGATCAAATGAGATTCCGTTACCGGCACGTACAAGCGGGGTGGAGGTTGATTCGGTTCAGACGACGCGTATTCGATCACCAGGCATTCCTGGTCCGCGTCGCTGGCAGAGTGCGAATTCTCCTTTTGGTTCCAGGTGCCCTTCCGACCCGCGCCGGGTGGCAGCGCCTTCAGCCCGAGGTAGCGTCCAATGCCGTGCTGAACATGGACGACGTAATCGCCTTCTTCGAGTTCGGTGAAGTCGATGTCCAGTGCCGACCGCATCGCGGCGGCGTGCGGTGATTTTAGGCGGCGCGGTCGTTGAACCTTGTAACGCCCGAAGATCTCGGCGTCTGTGACCACGACCAGTTTCCCTTCGTCAAAGAGAAAGCCGCGGCAAAGGGCGCCAATGCTAAGGATCGGAGCCGTTTCCGGCACATCCGCGTGCGCCTCGGCAATGGACGGACTGGAAGTCCCGACAAGATTGCCAAATCCGGACTCAGCCCAAATCTCACGGAATCGCTCCCGTTCTCCTTCGTTGTTGCAGAAAACGTGGACAACGTACCCCTGGCGCAGCCACCGGTGCAGCTGGGTCAGGAAACCCAAACGTTGCGCTTCGGCGATTTGCGGTTCCGGCAAGTGCGCGCCGAGAGGACGGAACGCGTCCAGCGAAGAAAGTGGAAGCGGCATCGTCTGGAGGCCGGCAGATGATAATGGTCGTGGTTTGGCAGTGTCACTTTCGCTCGTCTCCAGCACTGTCATTCCCCGGGCGGCCAACTCTCCTTGAAAATCTTTCCACTGGATAAAGAAAGGATCGTTCCCGGTCATTTGTTGCGCGGATTGGCCGGCGTGTTGGTCGAGGTCTTCGGGTTCGCAAAGCAAAACGATGGTTTCTTGTGGCAGGTAATCCAGCAACGTTGATAGTTCAGGACTGGCGGTTGGTGAGTGTGTCTCCGAATTCCGGCCCGGTGCTTCTGACTTTTGAACCCTCCGCTTGAGCAATCCCAGCTCACCTGCGGGGGGCAGTGTCACGATGTTCGTGTTCTCGCGCGAAATCTGTGTGAACGGATCGAAAAAGCGCAGCGATTCCACCTCGTCTCCAAAGAATTCCAGTCGCACAGGCCACGGACTTGCGGGCGACCAGACATCAAGAATTCCACCTCGCAACGCGGTCTCGCCTTTCTGCGTGACTTGCGCCTCGGTTTCGTAGCCTTGCATCTCGAGCCATTTTATGAGGCCAGTGGGGTCGAACCGGTCGCCATGAGTGAGTATTTTCGTGCGATTCTTGAGCTCGTTCACCGGGAATGTTCGCTGCAATACTGCCGTGACGCTCGCCACCACGAGTGGCGCCTGTTTCCCGCCGGGTGTTTGATTCCGCGTCAGCGCGACGAGTGTCTCCAGCCGTTCGCTGACGACGTCAACATGCGGCAGCTTTGCGTCGTGGGCCAGGATTTCCCAGGCGGGGAAAAAGAACGCAGTCCCGACCAGAGATTGTGAATCCTGGACCACGCCCGATTCGCCGGCCCGCAACCAGGTTGTTATGTCCTGCTGAAAGCTTTCCTGCGATTTAAGTTCGGGCGTGACAACAGCGATGGGGCGTTTCGGGAAGACGTGGCGCAGTAGCGCCGCCAGAAACGGCTGGGCGGACCGGCTGACTCCGGTACAAGACAATGCGCCGCCTTCCTCCACACGCCGCAGCAGGGATTGCGCAGCGGGAGTTTGCACGACAGCGGCAAAGAGATCATTTGTCGCCGTCCCTGGCCGCACTTTTGCCAAACGCGCCCAAACTCGCAGCCCTTCGTGGCATCGTCAAGTTCGCGGCCATCCGGAAAATCTGTGTTTCATCCGCGTTCCTTCCGTGGCTTAATTCCCGTGCCATGCATAATCCAATCATCGTTGCGCTGGATGTTCCTGACTCCGCGGCAGCGTTGAAGCTCGTCGAACAACTGGCTCCGGTCGTCGGCGCGTTCAAGGTGGGAAAGGAGCTGTTCGTTTCTGCTGGACCGGGGGTAATTCGTGACATCCGTGCTGCGGGCGCGTCAGTCTTTCTGGACCTCAAATTCCATGACATTCCGAACACGGTTGCCCGGACCGTCGAGGCGGCCGTGCGACTCGACGTGCAAATGCTGACGGTACATGCCAGTGGTGGCGGTGAAATGCTGCGCGCGGCTGAAAGCGCGGCTCAAGCCACGGCGGCAAAACTCGGTCGCACACCCCCTCTTGTACTGGGCGTCACTGTGCTGACCAGCCTGGACGCCAACCAACTCTCAGAAATCGGGATCGAACCGAACGTCGGACACCAGGTGGAGCGGTTGGCGTTACTGGCTGTCAGTTCCGGTTTGCGCGGCCTCGTTTGTTCCCCGCTCGAAATTGCCGGCCTGCGACAAATCGTTCCTGCAGATACAAAACTGGTGGTCCCCGGCATTCGCCCCGCCGGCTCGGCCAAGGACGATCAAAGGCGGGTCCTGTCGCCCAGAGAAGCCCTGGATGCCGGCGCGGACTGGCTCGTGATCGGTCGGCCGATTTGCACCTCTCGGAACCCGCGTGCCGCAGCGGAAAAAATCGTGGAGTCTCTGGAGGATTCTTGATCGGGAAATCCGTCTGCCAATCCTGTTCGACGGGAGCGCTACTCGGCGAGGACCGACTGCACTAAATCAATCAATGTTTTTGGTGTGAACGGCTTTCGCAAAAACCGGTCGGGCCGGGCGGGATAAAACGTGACCGTTTCCTCCTGCACGTTGCCGCTGTAAAGGATGGTCTTCAAAGAAGGGCAAATCTTTTTGCAGCGCTGGATCAATTCGCGGCCGGTCATTAGCGGCATCTGAAAATCAGTCAACAACAGAGTTGGTTTGGGATCCGCCTCGCTTAACGTCTTGAGCGCAATGGTGGGATCTTCGAAGAAGATGGATTCGAACCCTCCCATTTTCAGGATGGCCTGCACGACATCACCCACCATGGGTTCGTCATCCACTACGTAAACTAGCTTGGTAGTTTTGACGGTTACCGGGGGCGTTTCTGTTTTCGTCGAACTCATCCCGTCGCATACGATTGTTGTATTTAATCCGCTGGACGTCAACTCATTCCTAGATGGGCCACGGTCGTGTCCAATTCAGGGTCCACATTGGGGTTGTACGCGTGGACGCAATCGTCTGGCAATGATGAGCTGGTGTTCCTCGATAGTGATGGCACCCTTTGGCCGGAAGCGAACTTCAGGCCAGAGACGCTTGGGAATGAGAGGCCAGGGAAGCCAGTTCATCGAAAGGCAGAAGTTGTGAAGTTTCGCAGATGGACATTGCTGCTGACCGTGCCCGCCTTGAGGCAGGCAAGAAGTTGCTCCGCCTGAGTCTCGATGATGACGCGGTCTCGAATCCCATCCAATGCGGTTTCCTTTGTGGCACGGCGCCAGCGATCCTTGGTTGAACCAGTCTTCGTCTCGACAATCGCATCGAGAGCGTTTTGCCAGGTCCGGGTGGAGACGCCGGAACCAGTGCCGGCCAGATATGCCCTTGCGATTTGAAGGTTCAGTTGAGGCTGGCGGACAGATTCGTTTCGCGCATTAAGGAGCGGCGCGGTCGTGGGTGCCGAGGCTCTCCTGTTTGCTCGTCTCGGAATC is part of the Candidatus Angelobacter sp. genome and harbors:
- the efp gene encoding elongation factor P, yielding MPAANDLRRGMAILYNGDVAVVLDTQHRTPGNLRAFVQATIRSIKSGRSSDVRFSSTEKVEVVPMMTRKMEFSYKDGEDFAFSDPETFETVTLPPELVGEARNYLVENAPITMTFVEDKAVSIELPASVALAVTDAPEGIRGDSANNVQKPVVLETGITIQVPLFIKTGEKVKIDTRTGKYMERA
- the mfd gene encoding transcription-repair coupling factor yields the protein MQTPAAQSLLRRVEEGGALSCTGVSRSAQPFLAALLRHVFPKRPIAVVTPELKSQESFQQDITTWLRAGESGVVQDSQSLVGTAFFFPAWEILAHDAKLPHVDVVSERLETLVALTRNQTPGGKQAPLVVASVTAVLQRTFPVNELKNRTKILTHGDRFDPTGLIKWLEMQGYETEAQVTQKGETALRGGILDVWSPASPWPVRLEFFGDEVESLRFFDPFTQISRENTNIVTLPPAGELGLLKRRVQKSEAPGRNSETHSPTASPELSTLLDYLPQETIVLLCEPEDLDQHAGQSAQQMTGNDPFFIQWKDFQGELAARGMTVLETSESDTAKPRPLSSAGLQTMPLPLSSLDAFRPLGAHLPEPQIAEAQRLGFLTQLHRWLRQGYVVHVFCNNEGERERFREIWAESGFGNLVGTSSPSIAEAHADVPETAPILSIGALCRGFLFDEGKLVVVTDAEIFGRYKVQRPRRLKSPHAAAMRSALDIDFTELEEGDYVVHVQHGIGRYLGLKALPPGAGRKGTWNQKENSHSASDADQECLVIEYASSEPNQPPPRLYVPVTESHLISKYVGAGKARPPLNLLGGTRWARTKEQAEKAVRDLAGELLAIQAARESQAGHAFKPDAPWQREFEGAFIFEETPDQMRAISETKADMEKPKPMDRLICGDVGFGKTEVAIRAAFKAVMDGRQVAVLVPTTVLAQQHFNTFRDRMADYPVRIELLSRFRKPRQQQSVIKDLVAGAVDIIIGTHRLVQEDVHFKELGLVVIDEEQRFGVMQKEKFKLLRKLVDVLTLSATPIPRTLYLALTGARDMSTIETPPQDRLPVETLVIQYDERVIRDAIQRELNRGGQVFFLHNRVMTIDATARKLRALVPRARVVVGHGQMQSEDLEEVMTRFVNGEADVLLSTTIIESGLDIPNANTIIIDRADRFGLSDLYQLRGRVGRYKNQAYAYLLLPRHAGLLADARKRISAIKQYSTLGSGFKIAMRDLEIRGAGNLLGAEQSGHITAVGFELYCQLLKQSVAVLKGEKPKRRLEVEVRFDFLESDIRGPDEPHAATSPYTERTPRKPIHVPASLPHRYILEPRHRIEMYRKLAQANDKSSVESLEKELRDRFGPIPAPAELLLQVRKLTILAGERGITAMETLGDRLMLTRNNDYIMPGGKFPRLAKPEAKARLSEIRRLILAH
- the pyrF gene encoding orotidine-5'-phosphate decarboxylase — its product is MHNPIIVALDVPDSAAALKLVEQLAPVVGAFKVGKELFVSAGPGVIRDIRAAGASVFLDLKFHDIPNTVARTVEAAVRLDVQMLTVHASGGGEMLRAAESAAQATAAKLGRTPPLVLGVTVLTSLDANQLSEIGIEPNVGHQVERLALLAVSSGLRGLVCSPLEIAGLRQIVPADTKLVVPGIRPAGSAKDDQRRVLSPREALDAGADWLVIGRPICTSRNPRAAAEKIVESLEDS
- a CDS encoding response regulator — its product is MSSTKTETPPVTVKTTKLVYVVDDEPMVGDVVQAILKMGGFESIFFEDPTIALKTLSEADPKPTLLLTDFQMPLMTGRELIQRCKKICPSLKTILYSGNVQEETVTFYPARPDRFLRKPFTPKTLIDLVQSVLAE